The Sulfurimonas hongkongensis genomic interval CGGTGGTTTTAATAGCACATGGAAGCAAAAGAAGCGAATCAAATGAAGAGTTTATCAGACTTGTTAAAAAAGTAAAAGAAGAAGATACTCATTTTTGTGCGGTAGAGTTTGCTTTTTTAGAATTAGCCAAGCCAAGCATAGAAGATAGCATAGATAAGCTGCACCAAATGAAAATGGATGAAGTATATCTCTATCCATACTTTTTAAATAGTGGAAAACATGTGGCTGTAGATATTCCAAAAATTGCTCGAGAGATGCAACTAGGCATAGAAGATATGAAGATAGAGGTTTTAAAACATTTTGGAGAGTCCCAAAGTATCGCAAAAATAATCTCACACGATT includes:
- a CDS encoding sirohydrochlorin chelatase, coding for MSKKIAVVLIAHGSKRSESNEEFIRLVKKVKEEDTHFCAVEFAFLELAKPSIEDSIDKLHQMKMDEVYLYPYFLNSGKHVAVDIPKIAREMQLGIEDMKIEVLKHFGESQSIAKIISHDLKSLSFLKLN